A portion of the Actomonas aquatica genome contains these proteins:
- a CDS encoding glycoside hydrolase codes for MLPFPSRFFRRCTLALLSATAFGVSLNAKEWTLADQRVEVSFDDQTALLSVRDLISGREWSQTANNSTFTVTAVEQAADQIHATLDGPIPFELTLRLAANSDLIVTLDAPAATPLTEGLRYPAPFVTPAADWHLVFPEAEGVLVPMDEVEDALHLDREVSVYDMSGLIMPWVGITDPALQAGYSFTIDTPFDANVWLARAGQQPAPSPQWNGEMGEFGYARQVRYHFFAAGGYVAQAKHYRAHVQENAEFSTLRERAKTRPAIDKLIGAVHIYTWSDGRTLELAADLKAAGIDRAWIGWDPNHPPYPAPGYSEGLTEMGFLAGVYDLYRDAYADDEYEERRAELPVLQELWLHRYYYDGKFEEIVARNPDGSPQTMIRSSDVNLMRYWVCTCAILPHLSDRITRELAVYPHESTFLDVTLAAGPIECYAPEHRMTHRQDAAARIEIHRYMAEELGLVVGSESGADYGVAHTEFLHGLMSLHKQFGDRRGPNRRRLAGAPTFRGDWSDTERPSMMLGEHEATERYLKFGLGPAYRVPLYELVYHDAVVTSWRWNDNNHKQPATWDRKDLYNALYATAPQWNLDLPTWEKHREKFVTSYRALTAILRDVGYSEMVDHRFLDADRHVQETRFANGSRVLANFGEKPVVFGDVTIPAGGFQHLSR; via the coding sequence ATGTTACCTTTTCCGTCCCGGTTTTTCCGTCGCTGCACCCTGGCGTTGCTTAGCGCCACGGCCTTTGGCGTCTCTCTCAACGCCAAGGAGTGGACCCTCGCCGATCAACGCGTCGAAGTCTCCTTCGACGACCAGACCGCCCTTCTCTCTGTGCGCGATCTGATCTCCGGACGCGAGTGGAGCCAAACCGCCAACAACTCGACCTTCACCGTCACGGCGGTTGAGCAAGCGGCCGATCAAATCCACGCCACCCTCGACGGTCCGATCCCCTTCGAGCTCACTCTGCGTCTCGCCGCCAATTCCGATCTCATTGTCACGCTCGACGCGCCCGCCGCGACCCCGCTGACGGAAGGCCTGCGCTACCCGGCTCCCTTCGTCACCCCGGCCGCCGACTGGCATCTCGTGTTCCCCGAAGCCGAGGGCGTGCTGGTGCCGATGGACGAGGTCGAGGATGCCCTCCACCTCGACCGCGAGGTGAGCGTCTACGACATGAGCGGCCTCATCATGCCGTGGGTCGGCATCACCGACCCCGCCCTGCAAGCGGGTTACTCCTTCACCATCGACACGCCCTTTGACGCCAATGTCTGGCTGGCCCGCGCGGGCCAGCAGCCCGCCCCGTCCCCGCAATGGAACGGCGAGATGGGCGAATTCGGCTACGCCCGGCAGGTGCGTTACCACTTCTTCGCCGCCGGCGGTTACGTCGCCCAGGCCAAGCACTACCGCGCCCATGTGCAGGAGAACGCCGAGTTCTCCACGCTGCGCGAACGCGCCAAGACTCGCCCCGCCATCGATAAACTGATCGGCGCCGTGCACATCTACACTTGGTCCGATGGTCGCACCCTCGAACTCGCCGCCGACCTCAAGGCCGCCGGCATCGATCGCGCCTGGATCGGCTGGGATCCCAACCACCCGCCGTATCCGGCTCCCGGTTACAGCGAAGGCCTCACCGAGATGGGCTTCCTCGCCGGCGTCTACGACCTCTACCGCGACGCGTATGCTGATGACGAATACGAAGAGCGCCGCGCCGAACTGCCGGTGCTCCAGGAGCTCTGGCTGCATCGCTACTACTACGACGGCAAATTTGAGGAAATTGTCGCCCGCAATCCCGATGGTTCCCCCCAGACCATGATCCGCAGCTCGGACGTGAACCTCATGCGCTACTGGGTCTGCACCTGCGCCATCCTGCCTCACCTCTCCGACCGCATCACCCGTGAGCTGGCGGTCTATCCCCACGAATCCACCTTCCTCGATGTCACCCTCGCCGCTGGTCCGATCGAGTGCTACGCGCCCGAGCACCGGATGACCCATCGGCAGGACGCCGCCGCGCGCATTGAAATCCACCGCTACATGGCCGAGGAGCTCGGACTCGTGGTGGGCTCCGAATCAGGCGCCGACTACGGCGTGGCTCACACTGAGTTCCTGCACGGACTCATGTCCCTGCACAAACAGTTCGGCGACCGCCGCGGTCCCAACCGTCGCCGCCTCGCCGGCGCGCCCACTTTCCGCGGTGACTGGTCCGACACCGAACGCCCCTCCATGATGTTGGGCGAACACGAGGCCACCGAACGTTACCTCAAGTTTGGCCTCGGCCCCGCCTACCGCGTGCCGCTCTACGAGTTGGTTTATCACGACGCCGTCGTCACCTCCTGGCGCTGGAACGACAACAACCACAAGCAGCCCGCCACCTGGGATCGCAAGGACCTCTATAACGCCCTCTACGCCACCGCCCCGCAGTGGAATCTCGACCTGCCCACGTGGGAAAAGCACCGCGAGAAGTTTGTCACCAGCTACCGCGCCCTCACCGCCATTCTGCGCGACGTGGGCTACAGCGAAATGGTCGACCACCGCTTCCTCGACGCCGACCGCCACGTGCAGGAAACCCGCTTTGCCAACGGCAGTCGCGTGCTCGCCAACTTTGGGGAGAAACCCGTCGTGTTCGGCGACGTCACCATCCCAGCCGGCGGCTTCCAGCACCTCTCCCGCTAA
- a CDS encoding cytochrome d ubiquinol oxidase subunit II, translating to MIDLLVFFIAVSLLLYVLLGGSDYGAGIIELLPAGRLRDPQKEAINHAMGPVWEANHIWLILIVVILFMGFPLLFTTIMTTLHLPMLALLVGIVVRGTAFTFRHYDPVQEGRSQTVYTILFGFSSLWTAVWLGISVASLTRGFIDPDATSFHAAYIAPWWGIYPLTVGAFVSGIFVFLAAIYLIGETDRDDLRQRFVRLALGANIYLVLAGGLVALASYGEPDPLPAQFLRHPDALAAPALATLLLVALWWRIRSRSNVQIRIIAVSQVSLILLGWWLLYAPNAIHTTTGALSFYAEAAPTATQKQLLLALLIGSVAIFPALYFLLRVFKTEHNKPNET from the coding sequence ATGATCGACCTGCTGGTATTCTTCATCGCTGTTTCGCTCCTACTCTACGTGCTGTTGGGCGGCTCCGACTACGGCGCCGGCATCATCGAACTGCTGCCCGCCGGCCGCCTGCGCGATCCGCAAAAGGAGGCCATCAATCACGCCATGGGCCCCGTTTGGGAAGCCAACCACATCTGGCTCATCCTCATCGTGGTGATCCTGTTCATGGGCTTCCCGCTCCTGTTCACCACCATCATGACCACCCTGCACCTGCCCATGCTGGCGCTGCTGGTGGGCATCGTCGTGCGCGGCACCGCCTTCACCTTCCGCCACTACGACCCTGTGCAGGAGGGCCGCTCGCAGACCGTTTATACGATCCTCTTTGGCTTTAGCAGCCTGTGGACCGCGGTGTGGCTCGGCATCAGCGTCGCCAGCCTCACGCGCGGATTTATCGACCCCGACGCCACCTCCTTCCACGCGGCCTACATCGCCCCGTGGTGGGGCATTTATCCGCTCACCGTGGGCGCCTTTGTCAGCGGCATCTTCGTCTTCCTCGCGGCCATCTACCTCATCGGCGAAACCGACCGCGACGACCTGCGCCAACGCTTCGTGCGCCTCGCCCTCGGCGCCAACATCTACCTCGTGCTCGCCGGCGGACTCGTCGCCCTCGCCTCCTATGGCGAGCCTGATCCCCTGCCCGCGCAATTCCTGCGTCACCCCGACGCCCTCGCCGCCCCTGCCCTCGCCACGCTGCTGCTGGTGGCGCTCTGGTGGCGCATCCGCAGCCGCTCCAACGTCCAGATCCGCATCATCGCCGTCTCGCAAGTAAGCCTCATCCTGCTCGGCTGGTGGCTGCTCTACGCCCCCAACGCCATCCACACGACGACCGGCGCGCTCAGCTTCTACGCCGAAGCCGCTCCGACCGCCACGCAGAAGCAGCTCCTCCTCGCCCTCCTCATCGGCAGCGTTGCCATCTTCCCCGCCCTCTACTTCCTCCTCCGCGTCTTCAAGACCGAACACAACAAACCCAACGAAACCTAA
- a CDS encoding alpha/beta fold hydrolase — protein sequence MKLPLKFSVTPDPIEVSDVGRTLVLLHSLGCDRQLWDGVVAQWQGRRRIVAVDLPGHGESPLWPAGFSLEDCADAVVAVLDTLGVERAIWAGNSVGGMIVQAAALNHAERVQAVVLSATDARIGTTESWNQRLAQIERDGLASMAGSLAERWFGEAFRRNESARYDAIVARLASQAEVGYTALAAAIRDADFGGRMAEITQPALVIGGGCDLFCPPDAGLRLAAALPRGEFELLPAAGHQPPVECPAEWGATVERSGVFDA from the coding sequence ATGAAGCTTCCCTTAAAGTTTAGCGTAACACCGGATCCGATCGAGGTCAGTGATGTTGGCCGCACCTTGGTGCTGCTGCATTCGCTGGGCTGCGATCGTCAGCTGTGGGATGGTGTCGTGGCGCAGTGGCAGGGACGGCGGCGAATCGTCGCGGTGGACCTGCCGGGTCATGGCGAAAGTCCCCTGTGGCCCGCCGGGTTTTCACTCGAAGACTGTGCAGATGCCGTGGTGGCGGTGCTTGATACGCTCGGAGTGGAACGGGCGATCTGGGCGGGAAACTCCGTGGGGGGAATGATCGTGCAGGCGGCGGCGCTCAATCACGCTGAGCGCGTGCAGGCAGTGGTGCTGAGTGCGACGGACGCGCGCATCGGCACGACGGAGTCGTGGAATCAGCGCCTGGCCCAGATCGAGCGTGATGGCTTGGCCAGCATGGCGGGCAGCTTGGCGGAACGTTGGTTTGGCGAAGCCTTCCGCCGCAACGAAAGCGCGCGCTATGACGCGATCGTAGCACGGTTGGCGAGTCAGGCGGAGGTCGGATACACCGCGTTGGCTGCGGCGATTCGGGATGCGGATTTCGGGGGGCGGATGGCGGAGATCACGCAACCGGCGCTGGTGATCGGCGGAGGCTGCGATCTGTTCTGTCCGCCGGACGCCGGGCTTCGACTGGCGGCGGCGTTGCCACGAGGTGAGTTTGAACTGCTGCCGGCGGCGGGCCATCAGCCGCCGGTCGAATGCCCGGCGGAATGGGGGGCGACGGTGGAGCGGTCGGGCGTGTTTGATGCCTGA
- a CDS encoding 3-ketoacyl-ACP reductase, whose product MSKYALVTGGSRGIGFGIATALAKEGWNLVINGVRPEESVAGPLEELRAHGVQVGYARGDIGSAEGRQAILEATRAHAGGCINLLVNNAGVAPKVRADLLEMGEESYDWVLDTNLKGPFFLTQAFANEMVAAKKADPSFAAAIVNITSISVTVVSINRGEYCIAKAGLGMMSQLFAARLGTEGIPVYEVRPGVIKTDMTSGVTGKYDKLIEEGLCVQPRWGFPDDVGKAVASLARGDMPYSTGQVIMVDGALTMPRL is encoded by the coding sequence ATGTCCAAATACGCTCTCGTTACCGGCGGTTCCCGCGGCATCGGCTTCGGCATCGCCACCGCTCTCGCCAAGGAAGGCTGGAACCTCGTCATCAACGGTGTCCGCCCTGAGGAATCCGTGGCCGGTCCCCTCGAGGAACTCCGCGCCCACGGCGTCCAAGTCGGCTACGCCCGCGGCGACATCGGCAGCGCCGAAGGCCGCCAAGCCATCCTCGAAGCCACCCGCGCCCACGCCGGTGGTTGCATCAACCTCCTCGTCAACAACGCCGGCGTCGCCCCCAAGGTCCGCGCCGACCTGCTGGAGATGGGCGAGGAAAGCTACGACTGGGTGCTCGATACGAACCTCAAAGGTCCGTTCTTCCTCACCCAGGCGTTCGCCAACGAAATGGTCGCGGCCAAAAAAGCCGACCCGTCCTTCGCCGCAGCGATCGTCAACATCACCTCGATCTCCGTCACCGTGGTCAGCATCAACCGCGGCGAATACTGCATCGCCAAGGCCGGGCTCGGCATGATGTCGCAGCTCTTCGCCGCCCGCCTCGGCACCGAAGGCATCCCGGTTTACGAAGTGCGCCCTGGCGTCATCAAGACCGACATGACCTCCGGCGTGACCGGCAAATACGACAAGCTCATCGAAGAAGGCCTCTGTGTGCAGCCGCGTTGGGGTTTCCCCGACGACGTCGGCAAAGCGGTCGCGTCCCTCGCCCGCGGCGACATGCCCTACAGCACCGGCCAGGTCATCATGGTCGACGGCGCCCTCACCATGCCACGCCTCTAA
- a CDS encoding Gfo/Idh/MocA family protein translates to MKSIGIIMNGVTGRMGTNQHLIRSIKAIIDQGGVKLPDGEVIMPDPVLVGRSEKKLAALAARVGIQKISTDLDAELAKPENIIYFDSTLTGQRPIGVRKAIAAGKHIYCEKPTATTSEEAMALYNEVTAAGLKNGVVQDKLWLPGLLKLKYLIDTGFFGKILSVRGEFGYWVFTGEHDALQRPSWNYRKEDDGGIIVDMLCHWQYVIQNLFGDIKSLTCLGATHIPTRWDENGKPYECTADDSAYATFELKNGTICHFNSSWDVRVNREDLLTLQVDGTHGSAVAGLRDCKSQSLANTPRCVWNPDIDSPIDYKDGWTRVPTNQAFDNAFKVQWEAFLKHVVVDTPFPWSLKEGAKGVQLAELGLKSWAERRWVDIPEL, encoded by the coding sequence ATGAAATCCATCGGCATCATCATGAACGGCGTCACCGGACGCATGGGCACCAACCAGCACTTGATCCGCTCGATCAAGGCCATCATCGACCAGGGCGGCGTGAAGCTCCCCGACGGTGAGGTCATCATGCCCGATCCCGTGCTCGTCGGCCGCAGCGAAAAGAAGCTCGCCGCCCTCGCCGCCCGCGTCGGTATCCAAAAAATCAGCACGGACCTCGACGCCGAGTTGGCCAAGCCGGAGAACATCATCTACTTCGACTCCACCCTCACCGGTCAGCGCCCCATCGGCGTGCGCAAGGCCATCGCCGCCGGCAAGCACATCTACTGCGAAAAGCCCACCGCCACCACCTCCGAGGAAGCCATGGCCCTCTACAACGAGGTGACCGCCGCCGGCCTCAAGAACGGTGTCGTGCAGGACAAGCTCTGGCTGCCCGGCCTGCTCAAGCTCAAGTATCTCATCGATACCGGCTTCTTCGGCAAAATCCTCTCCGTGCGCGGCGAGTTCGGCTACTGGGTCTTCACCGGTGAGCACGACGCCCTGCAGCGTCCGTCCTGGAACTACCGCAAGGAAGACGACGGAGGCATCATCGTCGATATGCTCTGCCACTGGCAGTATGTCATCCAGAACCTCTTCGGTGACATCAAGTCCCTCACCTGCCTCGGCGCCACCCACATCCCGACCCGCTGGGACGAGAATGGTAAGCCCTACGAGTGCACCGCCGACGATTCCGCCTACGCCACCTTTGAGCTCAAGAACGGCACCATCTGCCACTTCAACTCCTCCTGGGATGTGCGCGTGAATCGCGAAGACCTGCTCACCCTTCAAGTTGACGGCACCCACGGTTCCGCCGTCGCCGGTCTGCGCGACTGCAAAAGCCAGTCCCTCGCCAACACCCCGCGCTGCGTCTGGAATCCGGACATCGACAGCCCGATCGACTACAAGGACGGCTGGACCCGCGTGCCGACCAACCAGGCCTTCGACAACGCCTTCAAGGTGCAGTGGGAAGCCTTCCTCAAGCACGTTGTCGTCGACACCCCGTTCCCCTGGAGCCTCAAGGAAGGTGCCAAGGGCGTGCAGCTCGCCGAGCTCGGTCTCAAGTCCTGGGCCGAACGCCGCTGGGTCGACATCCCCGAACTCTGA
- a CDS encoding cytochrome ubiquinol oxidase subunit I, whose translation MDNLLAARSTMAFSLGFHIIFAAIGMVMPFLMSAAHYRHLRTGDESALALTKMWLKGVAIFFAVGAVSGTVLSFELGLLWPEFMQHAGPIIGMPFSWEGTAFFLEAVAIGLFLYGWKRMKPWVHWCTGLMVGITGFTSGIFVVAANSWMNTPQGFTWTGGVASDIDPVAAMFNPAWLHQTLHMQMAAIAAVGFAVAGVHAFLLLRGRSPDLHRRAIQISLLFGAIASLLQPLVGHFAGQRVAELQPMKLAAMEGHFETSTRAPLYIGGLPDEETRTVSWGIPLPGMLSFIAFNDVDAEVLGLEEIPEEDWPPVAIVHIAFQIMVGIGMLMALIAVLFFWIRRRPQFPPWFLWTLVAATPIGFIAIEAGWIVTEVGRQPWIIYEIMRTEDAVTPVPGMVYHFALFLVLYGALAAATVWLFARQVRTAEHAVKTLKPEEGSA comes from the coding sequence ATGGACAACTTGCTCGCCGCCCGCTCGACGATGGCCTTCTCCCTGGGCTTTCACATCATCTTTGCCGCCATCGGCATGGTGATGCCCTTCCTCATGTCTGCTGCGCATTACCGCCATCTGCGCACTGGCGATGAATCCGCCCTCGCCCTCACCAAGATGTGGCTCAAGGGCGTCGCCATCTTCTTCGCCGTCGGGGCCGTTTCCGGCACCGTGCTTTCCTTTGAACTCGGCCTGCTGTGGCCGGAGTTTATGCAGCACGCCGGCCCCATCATCGGCATGCCCTTCTCATGGGAAGGCACCGCGTTCTTCCTCGAGGCCGTCGCGATCGGTCTCTTCCTCTACGGGTGGAAACGCATGAAGCCGTGGGTGCATTGGTGCACCGGCCTCATGGTCGGCATCACCGGCTTCACCTCCGGCATCTTTGTCGTCGCGGCCAACAGTTGGATGAACACGCCGCAGGGCTTCACCTGGACCGGTGGCGTCGCCTCCGACATCGATCCGGTCGCCGCCATGTTCAACCCGGCGTGGCTGCACCAAACCCTGCACATGCAAATGGCCGCCATCGCCGCGGTCGGTTTCGCCGTCGCCGGGGTGCACGCCTTCCTGCTCCTGCGTGGCCGTAGCCCCGACCTCCATCGCCGCGCCATTCAGATTTCCCTGCTCTTCGGCGCCATTGCGTCTCTCCTCCAACCGCTCGTCGGCCACTTCGCCGGTCAACGCGTCGCCGAACTGCAGCCCATGAAACTCGCCGCCATGGAGGGCCACTTCGAAACCAGCACCCGCGCCCCCCTCTACATCGGCGGCTTGCCCGACGAAGAGACCCGCACCGTCAGTTGGGGCATCCCGCTGCCCGGCATGCTGAGCTTCATCGCCTTCAACGACGTCGACGCCGAGGTGCTCGGCCTGGAGGAGATCCCCGAGGAAGACTGGCCACCCGTCGCCATCGTGCACATCGCCTTTCAGATCATGGTCGGCATCGGCATGCTCATGGCCCTCATCGCCGTCCTGTTTTTCTGGATACGACGCCGCCCCCAGTTCCCACCGTGGTTCCTTTGGACGCTGGTCGCCGCTACGCCCATCGGTTTCATCGCCATCGAAGCCGGCTGGATCGTGACCGAAGTCGGCCGCCAACCGTGGATCATCTATGAAATCATGCGCACCGAGGATGCGGTGACCCCGGTCCCCGGCATGGTCTATCACTTCGCGCTTTTCCTCGTGCTCTACGGGGCCCTCGCCGCCGCCACCGTGTGGCTCTTCGCCCGCCAGGTGCGCACCGCCGAACACGCTGTCAAAACGCTCAAACCCGAGGAGGGCTCCGCATGA
- a CDS encoding sugar phosphate isomerase/epimerase family protein, giving the protein MKAAPLTDLDRLCIHTITTKPWDLPTAAAKFSAAGVKGITVWRDTLEGRDIAESGRMLRDHDLSIVSLCRGGFFPGATAAERQKAIDDNRKAIAEAHALGAPLVVLVCGAVPGQPLSESRKQIADGIAAVLDDCATTGVKLGIEPLHPMYADSRSAVNTLGQANDMCAQLDSPYVGVAADVYHLWWDPALETEIARCGELDKLFAFHVCDWRSPTIDFLNDRGLMGEGCIDIRQIRAWVEATGYRGFNEVEVFSTRLWAMDQDEYLAKIIQAYRDHV; this is encoded by the coding sequence ATGAAAGCCGCTCCACTCACCGATCTCGATCGGCTCTGTATCCACACCATCACGACAAAACCGTGGGACCTGCCCACCGCCGCCGCCAAGTTCAGCGCCGCCGGGGTGAAAGGCATCACGGTCTGGCGTGACACCCTCGAGGGCCGCGACATCGCCGAGTCCGGTCGCATGCTGCGCGACCACGACCTCAGCATCGTCTCCCTCTGCCGCGGTGGTTTCTTCCCCGGCGCCACCGCCGCCGAACGCCAAAAAGCCATCGACGACAACCGCAAGGCCATCGCCGAAGCCCACGCCCTCGGCGCGCCCCTCGTGGTGCTCGTCTGCGGCGCCGTCCCCGGCCAGCCGCTCAGCGAATCGCGCAAGCAGATCGCCGACGGCATCGCCGCCGTGCTCGACGACTGCGCCACCACCGGCGTGAAGCTCGGCATCGAGCCGCTGCACCCGATGTATGCCGACTCCCGTTCCGCCGTGAACACCCTCGGCCAAGCCAACGACATGTGCGCGCAACTCGACTCGCCCTACGTCGGCGTCGCCGCCGATGTTTACCACCTCTGGTGGGATCCGGCGCTTGAGACCGAAATCGCCCGCTGCGGTGAACTCGACAAACTCTTCGCCTTCCACGTCTGCGACTGGCGCTCCCCCACCATCGACTTCCTCAACGACCGCGGACTCATGGGCGAGGGCTGCATCGACATCCGCCAGATCCGCGCCTGGGTTGAAGCCACCGGCTACCGCGGCTTCAACGAAGTGGAAGTCTTCTCCACCCGCCTCTGGGCCATGGATCAGGACGAATACCTCGCCAAAATCATCCAAGCCTACCGCGACCACGTCTGA
- a CDS encoding DUF7594 domain-containing protein has product MKTPFLAGRRGRFGGLCATLLASVLFAGAAVDKPTGVFSSSGANTSAIYDNDTLRGVLVRASWSDLEATDDSFDFSIIDAQVSAIQAEGKSWSLAVLAGGTGSPAWLTDSVGSGGLGAPYVTYAFRGVPGYKLPLFWDATVQAELEELADELAAEYNNDSSLKLVYVTQMTANGIEGHLQGVNMADMVTAGYTDQKWIDAGIDVSVNFANAFTNKALAFEVHEVNNTATVPETIINDLWDDPALEQRVGAAMWWISGKTSYQPDLVDVLDDFPGDIYGQIIGKSYDGAWEPNTAYADRTHRMPTNPPATDRYRYRVTTAGTSGSTEPTWPTTVGATVSDGTVVWTCIASRFEDGDYTTVFDQAMALGMRYIEPWEYEFKDSSANGAAPTWDSMFEDYNEWADEVFLAPAAPTGLSASTAAGLVSLDWNDNGETDLAGYLVYRATTSGGPYTEISGSIVTSSDYDDTTVSGGTTYYYTTTAVDDYANESAYATEVSATPPVSSSSEDFAPVADAYVNEANATANYGSNTVLNVMDATNDRRTFLKFTVSGVGTVTSATLKLKCKATQSGTTSAYQVTDITWAEGGLNWNNQPTIGSVADVATNVAAEAWVELDVTSLITGNGTFSIALQGSSSSLVQYYSSNSSGTSNDPVLEVTHN; this is encoded by the coding sequence ATGAAAACTCCCTTCTTGGCCGGGCGACGAGGCCGCTTTGGCGGTCTGTGCGCGACCCTGCTTGCCTCCGTCCTTTTTGCCGGTGCCGCCGTCGACAAACCCACCGGCGTATTTTCCTCCTCCGGCGCGAATACCTCGGCGATCTATGATAATGATACCCTGCGTGGGGTGTTGGTGCGCGCCTCGTGGTCAGACCTCGAGGCGACCGACGACTCCTTTGATTTTTCCATCATCGATGCGCAGGTCAGTGCCATCCAGGCCGAGGGCAAAAGCTGGTCGCTGGCGGTTCTCGCCGGCGGCACCGGCAGTCCGGCGTGGTTGACTGATTCGGTCGGCTCCGGCGGCCTGGGCGCGCCCTACGTGACCTATGCGTTCCGCGGCGTGCCCGGTTACAAGCTGCCGCTGTTTTGGGATGCCACGGTGCAGGCCGAGCTGGAAGAACTGGCCGACGAGCTGGCGGCTGAATACAACAACGATTCGAGCCTGAAGCTGGTCTACGTCACGCAGATGACGGCCAACGGCATCGAAGGCCACCTGCAGGGCGTCAACATGGCGGACATGGTCACGGCCGGTTACACCGATCAGAAGTGGATCGATGCGGGCATCGATGTCTCGGTGAACTTTGCCAATGCCTTCACCAACAAGGCGCTGGCCTTTGAAGTGCACGAGGTGAACAACACCGCGACCGTGCCGGAGACGATCATCAACGACCTCTGGGATGATCCGGCGCTCGAGCAGCGCGTGGGTGCCGCCATGTGGTGGATCTCAGGCAAAACCTCCTACCAGCCTGATCTGGTGGACGTCTTGGACGATTTCCCGGGCGACATCTACGGGCAGATCATCGGGAAGTCATATGACGGCGCGTGGGAGCCCAACACCGCCTACGCCGATCGCACGCACCGCATGCCGACCAATCCGCCGGCGACGGATCGTTACCGCTACCGCGTGACCACGGCGGGCACGAGCGGCAGCACGGAGCCGACCTGGCCGACGACGGTCGGTGCGACGGTAAGTGACGGCACGGTGGTGTGGACCTGTATTGCGAGTCGATTTGAGGACGGCGATTACACCACGGTGTTCGACCAAGCCATGGCGCTCGGCATGCGCTACATCGAGCCGTGGGAATACGAGTTCAAGGACAGCTCGGCCAACGGCGCGGCGCCGACGTGGGACTCCATGTTCGAAGACTACAATGAATGGGCTGATGAGGTTTTTCTGGCGCCCGCCGCCCCGACGGGACTGAGCGCCTCCACGGCGGCGGGCCTGGTCTCACTCGATTGGAACGACAATGGTGAAACCGACCTCGCGGGTTATCTCGTTTATCGGGCCACCACCAGTGGCGGGCCTTACACCGAGATCAGTGGCAGCATCGTCACCAGCTCCGACTACGACGACACCACGGTGTCCGGCGGCACGACCTATTATTACACGACCACGGCGGTGGACGATTACGCCAACGAGTCCGCCTACGCGACCGAGGTTTCGGCCACGCCGCCGGTGTCGAGCAGCTCGGAGGATTTTGCGCCAGTGGCCGATGCCTACGTCAATGAAGCCAACGCCACTGCGAACTACGGCAGCAACACGGTGCTGAATGTAATGGACGCGACGAACGATCGCCGGACCTTCTTGAAATTCACGGTGAGCGGTGTCGGCACCGTCACCAGCGCGACCCTGAAGCTGAAATGCAAGGCGACCCAGAGCGGCACCACCAGCGCCTATCAGGTCACCGACATCACGTGGGCGGAAGGCGGCCTGAATTGGAACAACCAGCCGACCATCGGCAGCGTGGCGGATGTGGCGACCAACGTCGCGGCCGAGGCGTGGGTTGAGTTGGATGTGACCAGCCTGATCACCGGCAATGGCACCTTCTCGATCGCCTTGCAGGGCAGCAGCAGCTCGCTGGTGCAATACTACTCCAGCAACAGCAGCGGCACGAGCAACGACCCCGTGCTCGAAGTCACGCATAACTGA